From Bradyrhizobium sp. NDS-1, the proteins below share one genomic window:
- a CDS encoding ABC transporter ATP-binding protein — protein MTAPPAVSIKNLRIALPKGAERPFAVDGVSLDLRPGKIVCVVGESGSGKSMCAHALMGLLPDTVSIASGEIQFEGRDLLKLDDDGWRDLRGRRLAMIFQEPMTALNPLMRIGDQMAEMFEAHGLLTPRERRARALALAREVGLPDPERIVRAYPHQLSGGQRQRAMIAMALALEPAVLVADEPTTALDVTTQAQILKLIRNLQRNRNMAVMFITHDFGVVADIADQVVVLRHGKVVEEGPAAAVFNEPQHDYTKALLAAVPSMDPPARKPLDDQARAVEVIGLDKTYVTSGGWFREDRRVDAARAVNFDIFKGETLGLVGESGSGKSSVARLVMRLIEADRGTVRIGDTDLTSLAGKALRTERHRIQMIFQDPFASLNPRRKVGHIIADGPIAAGIDPKVAFDRARDLLKMVGLDAGALERYPHEFSGGQRQRIGIARALALEPEIIVADEAVSALDVSVQAQVLRLLEDLKVRLGLSMLFITHDLRVAAQICDRIAVMQRGAIVELKPTAQLFAAPEHPYTRELLAAVPGRKDRAPAA, from the coding sequence ATGACCGCGCCGCCCGCCGTCTCCATCAAGAACCTCAGGATCGCGCTGCCGAAGGGCGCCGAGCGGCCCTTCGCCGTCGACGGCGTCTCGCTGGATTTGCGGCCCGGCAAGATCGTCTGCGTCGTTGGAGAGTCCGGCTCCGGCAAGTCGATGTGCGCGCATGCGCTGATGGGCCTGTTGCCGGATACGGTATCCATCGCCTCCGGCGAGATCCAGTTCGAAGGCCGCGACCTGCTCAAGCTCGATGACGACGGCTGGCGCGATCTGCGCGGCCGCAGGCTGGCGATGATCTTTCAGGAGCCGATGACCGCGCTCAATCCGTTGATGCGGATCGGCGACCAGATGGCGGAGATGTTCGAGGCGCACGGCCTGCTGACGCCCAGGGAGCGACGCGCGCGAGCGCTGGCGCTGGCGCGCGAGGTCGGCCTGCCCGACCCCGAGCGCATCGTCCGCGCCTACCCGCACCAGCTCTCGGGCGGCCAGCGCCAGCGCGCCATGATCGCAATGGCGCTCGCGCTCGAGCCGGCCGTGCTGGTCGCGGACGAACCGACCACCGCGCTCGACGTCACCACGCAAGCGCAGATCCTTAAGCTGATCCGTAACCTCCAGCGCAACCGCAACATGGCGGTGATGTTCATCACCCATGATTTCGGCGTGGTCGCCGACATCGCCGACCAGGTCGTGGTGCTCAGGCATGGCAAGGTCGTCGAGGAAGGCCCGGCCGCGGCCGTCTTCAACGAGCCGCAGCACGACTACACCAAGGCGCTGCTCGCAGCGGTCCCCTCGATGGATCCGCCGGCGCGAAAGCCGCTCGATGATCAGGCCAGGGCGGTCGAGGTGATCGGGCTGGACAAGACCTATGTGACATCGGGCGGCTGGTTTCGCGAGGATCGCCGCGTCGATGCGGCGCGCGCGGTCAATTTTGATATCTTCAAGGGCGAGACGCTCGGCCTCGTCGGCGAATCCGGCTCCGGAAAATCGTCGGTGGCGCGGCTCGTGATGCGGCTGATCGAGGCCGACCGCGGCACGGTGCGGATCGGCGACACCGATCTCACCTCGCTCGCTGGCAAGGCGCTGCGCACCGAGCGCCATCGCATCCAGATGATCTTCCAGGATCCGTTCGCCTCGCTGAATCCGCGGCGCAAGGTCGGCCACATCATCGCCGACGGCCCGATCGCGGCCGGCATCGATCCGAAGGTCGCGTTCGACCGCGCCCGCGATCTTCTCAAGATGGTGGGCCTGGATGCCGGCGCACTCGAACGCTATCCGCATGAGTTCTCGGGCGGCCAGCGCCAGCGTATCGGCATTGCGCGGGCGCTCGCGCTCGAGCCCGAGATCATCGTCGCGGACGAGGCCGTCTCCGCGCTCGACGTCTCCGTGCAAGCGCAAGTCCTGAGGCTGCTCGAAGACCTCAAGGTGCGCCTCGGCCTGTCGATGCTGTTCATCACCCACGATTTGCGCGTCGCGGCCCAAATCTGCGACCGCATCGCGGTGATGCAGCGCGGCGCCATCGTCGAGCTGAAGCCGACGGCACAGCTCTTCGCAGCCCCGGAGCATCCCTATACGCGGGAGTTGCTTGCAGCGGTGCCGGGACGCAAGGACCGCGCGCCGGCGGCCTGA
- a CDS encoding ABC transporter permease translates to MKQFWKSMLRSPSGVIGLVILVLAISVALFGPMLFPNSPWRMVQRPFLPPFTLSTVPLGTDALGRDVFAGMIFGARVSLLVGLVSTLVALVVGVPIGAMSGYFGGKVDDALMRFTEFFQTIPSFALAIVLVAILQPSIYSIVASIALVSWPPVARLVRGEVLSLRTREYVQAAVVTGQSNSWIILREILPNALSPVIVLASLMVATAILLESSLSFLGLGDPNLISWGYMVGAGRTVIRQAWWITVFPGVAILISVLGLNLIGEGLNDALNPRLSREGR, encoded by the coding sequence ATGAAGCAGTTCTGGAAATCGATGTTGCGCAGCCCGAGCGGCGTCATCGGGCTCGTCATTCTCGTGCTCGCGATCTCGGTCGCATTGTTCGGGCCGATGCTGTTCCCGAACTCGCCCTGGCGCATGGTGCAGCGGCCGTTCCTGCCGCCCTTCACGCTCTCGACGGTGCCGCTCGGGACCGACGCGCTCGGCCGCGACGTGTTCGCCGGCATGATCTTTGGCGCCCGCGTCTCGCTGCTGGTCGGTCTCGTCTCCACACTGGTGGCACTCGTCGTCGGCGTTCCCATCGGCGCCATGTCCGGCTATTTCGGCGGCAAGGTCGACGACGCCCTGATGCGCTTCACCGAGTTCTTCCAGACCATTCCAAGCTTCGCGCTTGCGATCGTGCTGGTCGCGATCCTGCAGCCCTCCATCTATTCGATCGTGGCCTCGATCGCGCTGGTGAGCTGGCCGCCGGTGGCCCGCCTCGTGCGCGGCGAAGTGCTGTCGCTGCGCACGCGCGAATATGTCCAGGCCGCCGTGGTCACCGGGCAGAGCAACAGCTGGATCATCCTGCGCGAGATTTTGCCCAACGCGCTGTCGCCGGTGATCGTGCTGGCTTCGCTGATGGTTGCGACCGCGATCCTGCTGGAATCCTCGCTGTCCTTCCTCGGTCTCGGCGATCCCAACCTGATCTCCTGGGGCTACATGGTCGGCGCCGGCCGCACCGTGATCCGCCAGGCTTGGTGGATCACCGTATTCCCCGGTGTCGCCATCCTGATCTCCGTGCTCGGGCTGAACCTGATCGGCGAAGGCCTCAACGACGCGCTCAATCCGCGCCTGTCGCGGGAGGGACGCTGA
- a CDS encoding ABC transporter permease has translation MLSFIAQRVLKGVIVLLAIVVLNFFLIRLAPGDPAVVMAGEAGASDQVFVKQLREKFGLDKPLPEQLLIYVKGVVTLDLGFSFRQQAPVAKLIGERLPATLLLTLTAFAISLVLGILFGTFAARFAGTFLDTAITVFALIFYAMPLFWVALMGILLFSVTMDWLPSFGYETVGANLTGLAHAIDVAKHLIMPAMTLGLFFMATYTRMTRASMLEVKRLDFVKTARAKGLSDAVIQRRHVLRNALLPVVTLAGVHSGTLIGGAVITETVFAWPGIGRLMYDALLQRDYNLLLGVFVICSAMVLIFNLITDLVYRLVDPRIEFAA, from the coding sequence ATGCTCTCCTTCATCGCTCAGCGTGTCCTGAAGGGCGTGATCGTCCTGCTCGCGATCGTCGTCCTCAATTTCTTCCTGATCCGGCTCGCGCCCGGCGACCCCGCGGTCGTGATGGCGGGCGAGGCCGGGGCCAGTGACCAGGTCTTCGTCAAGCAGCTCCGGGAAAAATTCGGCCTCGACAAGCCGCTGCCCGAGCAGCTCTTGATCTACGTCAAGGGCGTGGTCACGCTCGACCTCGGATTCTCCTTCCGCCAGCAGGCGCCGGTGGCCAAGCTGATCGGCGAACGGCTGCCGGCGACGCTGCTGCTGACGCTGACGGCATTCGCGATCTCGCTCGTGCTCGGCATTCTGTTCGGCACCTTCGCCGCGCGCTTTGCCGGAACCTTCCTCGACACGGCCATCACCGTGTTCGCGCTGATCTTCTACGCCATGCCGCTTTTCTGGGTGGCGCTGATGGGAATCCTGCTGTTCTCGGTCACCATGGATTGGCTGCCTAGCTTCGGTTACGAGACGGTCGGCGCCAATCTCACTGGCCTTGCCCACGCGATCGACGTCGCAAAACACCTGATCATGCCGGCAATGACGCTGGGCCTGTTCTTCATGGCGACCTACACCCGCATGACGCGCGCCTCGATGCTGGAGGTGAAGCGGCTCGACTTCGTCAAGACGGCGCGGGCCAAGGGCCTGTCCGACGCCGTGATCCAGCGCCGCCACGTGCTGCGCAACGCGCTGCTGCCGGTCGTGACGCTCGCCGGCGTGCATTCCGGCACGCTGATCGGCGGTGCCGTCATCACCGAGACCGTGTTCGCCTGGCCCGGCATCGGGCGCCTGATGTACGACGCCCTGCTCCAGCGCGACTACAATCTGCTGCTCGGCGTCTTCGTGATCTGCTCCGCCATGGTGCTGATCTTCAACCTCATCACCGACCTGGTCTATCGCTTGGTCGATCCACGCATCGAATTCGCCGCATGA